The proteins below come from a single uncultured Desulfovibrio sp. genomic window:
- a CDS encoding RNA-binding domain-containing protein: MAFTLQTLREQAAAGEDSTRQFKSRIDNADSLAAEMAAFANANGGVIFIGVQDDGTLSGITSRELHDANQLIGNAASQHVRSPLVVQTQNILLENGNVVIALTVPAGMDKPYFDRKGVIWLKAGADKRRINSKEELRRLFQYTSQFHADELPTKAGINKLDKLLFRDFLKKRYDSDFPDIHAEQLRLLQNLNLAAGDGNLNLAGVLLFAEQPELIFPQFVAKGVRFPGIAVHADSYDDTEDFEGPLSRLFKDALAFVMRNLHKVQGKNGVNSPGTPEIPEQVFEELLVNALVHRDYLVSAPIRIFIFDDRVEIISPGTLPNNLTIANIKAGNSNIRNPILISYAAKGLLPYHGIGSGILRALKAWPDIDFEDDRESSLFKAIVRRTHRPAENTGVLAPELASKTQNLHQKQGLSDATLRDIAPEIAPELFALLEHISANPRITTTELATVLNVSRRTILYRTTMLKKKGILRRIGPSKGGQWEILP; this comes from the coding sequence ATGGCATTCACACTTCAAACGCTCAGGGAACAGGCCGCCGCAGGCGAGGACAGCACACGCCAGTTCAAGTCCCGAATCGACAATGCGGATTCTCTGGCTGCGGAAATGGCCGCCTTCGCCAATGCCAACGGCGGCGTCATATTTATCGGCGTGCAGGATGATGGAACACTGTCCGGCATAACATCCCGAGAATTGCATGATGCGAACCAGTTGATCGGCAACGCCGCCAGCCAGCATGTCCGCAGCCCGCTTGTGGTGCAGACGCAGAACATTCTTCTTGAAAATGGAAATGTGGTTATCGCCCTGACCGTTCCTGCGGGAATGGACAAACCCTACTTTGACAGGAAAGGCGTTATCTGGCTGAAAGCCGGGGCGGACAAGCGACGTATCAATTCAAAAGAGGAACTGCGCCGTCTTTTTCAGTATACCAGCCAATTCCATGCCGATGAATTGCCCACAAAGGCGGGCATTAACAAACTGGACAAGCTGCTGTTCCGGGATTTTTTGAAAAAGCGGTATGACAGTGACTTCCCGGATATCCACGCAGAACAACTGCGCCTGCTGCAAAATCTGAACCTCGCCGCTGGCGATGGAAATCTCAATCTGGCCGGAGTGCTGCTTTTTGCCGAACAGCCGGAGCTGATTTTTCCGCAGTTCGTGGCAAAAGGCGTCCGCTTTCCGGGAATTGCCGTTCATGCCGACAGCTACGATGACACCGAAGATTTTGAAGGCCCGTTGAGCAGACTTTTCAAGGATGCCCTGGCTTTTGTCATGCGCAACCTGCACAAGGTACAGGGCAAGAATGGCGTCAACTCACCGGGTACGCCGGAAATACCGGAACAGGTTTTTGAGGAACTGCTGGTCAACGCCCTTGTACACAGGGATTATCTTGTCAGCGCGCCCATCCGCATTTTCATTTTTGATGACCGCGTGGAAATCATCAGCCCCGGCACGTTGCCGAACAATCTGACCATAGCCAATATCAAAGCCGGCAATTCCAATATCCGCAACCCCATCCTGATTTCTTACGCCGCCAAGGGGCTTTTGCCCTACCACGGCATCGGCTCCGGCATTCTGCGCGCTCTTAAGGCATGGCCGGATATTGATTTTGAAGACGATCGGGAGAGTTCGCTGTTCAAGGCCATTGTACGCAGAACCCACCGGCCTGCGGAAAACACTGGGGTACTTGCACCAGAACTTGCATCAAAAACACAAAATTTGCACCAGAAACAAGGGCTTTCTGATGCAACTCTGCGCGATATTGCACCGGAAATTGCACCAGAACTTTTTGCGCTCCTTGAGCATATCTCCGCCAATCCGCGCATAACCACAACCGAACTCGCTACTGTTCTAAACGTGAGCCGACGCACGATTCTTTACAGAACAACCATGCTCAAGAAAAAGGGCATCTTGCGCCGCATCGGTCCCAGCAAGGGCGGACAATGGGAGATTCTCCCATGA
- a CDS encoding restriction endonuclease subunit S: protein MVKLGDICRFQSGGTPSKNISSYYGGNIPWITTIALNGSTISEKDAIAWITSTAIKETAAKIVPAQSILVGTRVGIGKIAINTTPISTNQDILALIDIDENTWNKKYLVHAISTKKTYLNDVSRGSTIKGIKKEILENLEIKKFSLIEQQKISNILDKVNALYFIRKQQLSKLDQLVKSRFVEMFGDPIRNEKNWPLVLLGEVAQIFIGPFGTLLHKEDYIYGGHALINPSHIVEGKIYPDNNFTISEEKYIELKAYHLQKDDIILGRRGEMGRCAVAECSGLICGTGSIIVRPYKKMKSYFIQSILSSPGYRKLIEDKAVGVTMLNLNVNIVSNIKVPLLPITMQENFINFLHKIDKAKSSIKQSLETLETLKKSLMQEYFG, encoded by the coding sequence ATGGTGAAACTTGGAGATATTTGCCGCTTTCAGTCTGGGGGAACGCCATCGAAAAATATTTCCTCTTATTATGGAGGAAATATTCCTTGGATTACCACTATTGCACTTAATGGATCAACTATTTCAGAAAAAGATGCTATCGCATGGATTACGTCTACAGCTATAAAAGAAACTGCTGCAAAAATAGTTCCGGCTCAATCTATATTAGTGGGAACCCGTGTCGGTATCGGGAAAATTGCAATAAATACAACACCAATATCGACTAATCAGGACATTCTTGCATTAATAGATATAGATGAAAATACATGGAACAAAAAATATTTAGTACATGCCATATCAACAAAAAAAACATATTTAAATGATGTTTCCAGAGGATCTACAATTAAAGGAATCAAAAAAGAAATTTTAGAAAATCTAGAAATAAAAAAATTTTCTTTAATAGAACAACAAAAAATTTCAAATATCTTAGACAAAGTAAATGCTCTATACTTTATTCGAAAACAGCAGCTCTCCAAACTCGACCAGCTCGTCAAATCCCGATTTGTCGAGATGTTTGGAGACCCTATTCGCAATGAAAAGAATTGGCCTTTGGTCTTGTTAGGTGAAGTTGCACAAATTTTTATTGGCCCATTTGGCACATTACTTCATAAGGAAGATTATATTTATGGCGGCCATGCTCTTATTAATCCATCACACATAGTCGAAGGGAAAATTTACCCGGATAATAATTTTACGATTTCAGAAGAAAAATATATTGAACTTAAAGCCTACCATCTTCAAAAAGACGATATTATTCTTGGTAGAAGAGGAGAAATGGGACGTTGTGCTGTTGCTGAGTGTTCGGGCTTAATTTGTGGAACTGGAAGTATAATTGTTCGTCCATATAAAAAAATGAAGTCATATTTTATACAAAGCATTTTATCTTCTCCTGGTTATAGAAAACTTATCGAAGATAAAGCTGTTGGTGTCACGATGCTTAATTTAAATGTAAACATTGTTTCAAACATAAAAGTCCCCTTATTACCTATAACTATGCAAGAAAATTTTATTAATTTTCTACATAAGATTGACAAAGCAAAATCATCCATAAAACAAAGCCTTGAAACACTGGAAACGCTGAAAAAATCCCTGATGCAGGAGTATTTTGGCTAA
- a CDS encoding class I SAM-dependent DNA methyltransferase, with translation MITGAVKNKVDKIWLDIFSAGLANPLTVIEQLTYLLFIRALDAKELENERYEALGIPVKKIFPQTPAGQAMRWSRFKNSEARQMFDMVSQRVFPAIKGMKGGKLPDFDEERGVFLPLPDSDDTSMQTAFARFMKDAVFLMPTPQVLQKVVTGLDELYEHDIAGLDMQGDLYEYMLGKLSTAGRNGQFRTPRHIRDMMVALLRPTPDDIICDPACGTAGFLISAAEYIRAHYENSMTATQWEHFAGPAFTGYDTDPTMLRISAMNLMLHAIHHPDVRYRDSVSKENTVQAAFTMCLANPPFKGSIDAESISDSLKAVTNTKKTELLFLALFLRMLKKGGQCACIVPDGVLFGSSRAHQAIRRELVEQHQLRAVISMPSGVFKPYAGVSTAVLVFTKTGSGGTGNVWFYDMQADGFSLDDKRTPVAQNDIPDILARFADLEKEKDRARTEQSFFVPKEEIVANGYDLSLNKYKQVEYTPVDYPPTQQLMTELHELERQIAAGLAELEGML, from the coding sequence ATGATTACGGGTGCCGTCAAAAATAAGGTTGATAAAATCTGGCTGGACATCTTTTCCGCAGGTCTGGCCAATCCGCTTACGGTCATTGAACAGCTGACCTATCTCCTGTTCATCCGCGCGCTGGATGCCAAAGAGCTGGAGAACGAGCGATACGAAGCGCTCGGCATTCCCGTGAAGAAAATCTTTCCGCAGACGCCTGCCGGTCAGGCCATGCGCTGGAGCAGGTTCAAGAACAGTGAGGCGCGCCAGATGTTCGACATGGTTTCCCAGCGCGTCTTTCCGGCCATCAAGGGCATGAAGGGCGGAAAACTTCCGGACTTTGACGAAGAGCGCGGCGTCTTTCTTCCCTTGCCTGACAGTGACGACACCAGCATGCAGACGGCCTTTGCCCGCTTTATGAAGGATGCCGTCTTTCTCATGCCCACGCCGCAGGTGCTGCAAAAGGTGGTTACCGGTCTGGATGAACTGTATGAGCACGATATAGCCGGCCTCGACATGCAGGGTGACCTCTACGAATACATGCTTGGCAAGCTCTCCACCGCGGGCCGCAACGGGCAGTTTCGCACGCCCAGGCACATCCGCGACATGATGGTCGCCCTGCTGCGCCCCACGCCCGACGACATCATCTGTGATCCGGCCTGCGGCACAGCGGGATTTCTCATTTCTGCCGCCGAATACATCCGCGCGCATTATGAAAACAGCATGACCGCGACGCAGTGGGAACATTTTGCCGGACCTGCCTTTACCGGCTACGATACTGACCCCACCATGCTGCGCATTTCGGCCATGAACCTCATGCTTCACGCCATCCATCACCCGGATGTCCGCTACCGGGACAGCGTGTCCAAGGAAAACACCGTGCAAGCCGCGTTCACCATGTGCCTGGCAAATCCGCCTTTCAAGGGCAGCATCGACGCCGAAAGCATCAGCGATTCCCTGAAAGCCGTGACCAATACCAAGAAGACGGAGCTGCTTTTTCTGGCGCTCTTCCTGCGTATGCTGAAAAAGGGCGGGCAATGCGCCTGCATCGTGCCTGACGGGGTGCTCTTTGGCAGCAGTCGGGCGCATCAGGCCATACGGCGGGAACTGGTGGAGCAGCATCAGCTGCGGGCCGTCATTTCCATGCCCTCCGGCGTGTTCAAGCCCTATGCCGGTGTGTCCACCGCAGTGCTTGTCTTTACGAAAACCGGCTCAGGAGGCACAGGCAATGTCTGGTTCTACGACATGCAGGCCGACGGCTTTTCGCTGGACGACAAGCGCACACCCGTGGCGCAGAACGACATTCCCGACATCCTTGCCCGCTTTGCCGACCTGGAAAAGGAAAAGGACCGCGCCCGCACGGAACAGTCCTTTTTTGTGCCAAAAGAAGAAATCGTGGCCAACGGCTATGACCTTTCCCTCAACAAGTACAAGCAGGTGGAATATACCCCGGTGGACTATCCCCCCACGCAGCAGCTCATGACCGAACTGCACGAACTGGAAAGGCAGATTGCCGCAGGGCTGGCCGAACTGGAGGGGATGCTGTGA
- a CDS encoding M23 family metallopeptidase, which produces MKRLCILLVVLGAILAVLMLGSRQLGIPRGGQEPAPVAQEQTDHSAVSSDTAAVEPGADDMAPAATEATEDVPFAADEDGGTEDAGDGADSSLLPEDLADGLPDEAVVHGTVEKGDTLSSVLEGAGGQRTLHYADAVKQVFSLRAFRTGQPYVVVTDRSSGQVKRFEYEIDNNRRLVVEGMEDPVARVEAIEYTLLLSVVEAEISDNLFQAVADVGEGPQLAIRLAELFGSEINFLRDIQPGDSFSVLVEKRYRDGEDKGYGRILAATFTNQGKLYEAFLFRDGRGKAQYYNRKGENLRKTLLQAPLSFTRITSRFTNSRRHPILGYSRPHLGVDYGAPTGTPVKAVGDGVVIKRGWGGGYGNQIVIRHTAGLESWYAHLSGYARGLRTGQRVRQGQVIGFVGSTGLSTGPHLDFRIRQNGKFVNPVKAINPRGKAVSASSMKRFRETVALETAFLAGEKSLADYASDSIVPPDQLEELRSDSEAEERPARRKGR; this is translated from the coding sequence ATGAAACGCCTCTGCATTCTTCTTGTCGTCCTTGGGGCTATCCTTGCCGTCCTGATGCTGGGCAGCCGGCAGCTGGGTATTCCCCGTGGCGGACAGGAGCCTGCCCCTGTTGCGCAGGAACAGACAGACCACAGCGCCGTTTCTTCCGATACGGCAGCGGTGGAGCCTGGCGCTGACGACATGGCTCCGGCGGCCACAGAGGCCACGGAGGACGTGCCGTTTGCGGCAGATGAGGACGGCGGGACGGAAGATGCCGGCGACGGGGCAGACAGCAGCCTGCTCCCGGAGGACCTGGCGGACGGCCTGCCCGATGAAGCGGTGGTGCACGGCACGGTGGAAAAGGGGGATACCCTCAGTTCCGTGCTGGAAGGGGCCGGCGGGCAGCGCACCCTGCACTATGCCGACGCCGTGAAGCAGGTCTTTTCCCTGCGGGCCTTCCGCACCGGCCAGCCCTATGTGGTGGTGACGGACAGAAGCAGCGGCCAGGTCAAGCGCTTTGAATACGAAATCGACAATAACCGCCGCCTGGTGGTGGAAGGCATGGAAGACCCCGTTGCCCGGGTGGAGGCCATCGAATACACCCTGCTGCTGTCCGTGGTGGAAGCCGAAATAAGCGACAATCTCTTTCAGGCCGTGGCGGATGTGGGCGAAGGGCCGCAGCTGGCCATCCGCCTGGCGGAACTCTTTGGTTCGGAAATCAATTTTCTGCGGGACATTCAGCCGGGCGACAGCTTCAGCGTGCTGGTGGAAAAGCGTTATCGCGATGGCGAAGACAAGGGCTACGGGCGTATCCTGGCCGCCACCTTCACCAATCAGGGCAAGCTGTACGAGGCCTTTCTCTTCCGTGACGGCCGGGGAAAGGCACAGTACTACAACCGCAAGGGCGAAAACCTGCGCAAAACCCTGCTTCAGGCCCCGCTTTCCTTTACGCGCATCACTTCCCGCTTTACCAACAGCCGCCGGCATCCCATTCTGGGCTACAGCCGGCCCCATCTGGGGGTGGACTATGGCGCGCCCACGGGCACGCCTGTGAAGGCCGTGGGCGACGGGGTGGTCATCAAGCGCGGCTGGGGAGGCGGCTATGGCAACCAGATCGTCATTCGCCACACGGCCGGGCTGGAATCCTGGTATGCCCATCTTTCCGGCTATGCCCGCGGTCTTCGAACGGGGCAGCGCGTGCGGCAGGGGCAGGTCATCGGCTTTGTGGGCAGCACCGGTCTGTCCACCGGGCCGCATCTGGACTTCCGCATTCGCCAGAACGGCAAATTCGTCAATCCGGTCAAGGCCATCAATCCGCGCGGCAAGGCCGTTTCTGCCTCGTCCATGAAGCGCTTTCGGGAAACCGTGGCGCTGGAAACAGCCTTTCTTGCAGGGGAAAAATCCCTGGCCGACTATGCCAGCGACAGCATTGTCCCCCCCGATCAGCTGGAAGAACTGCGCTCCGATTCCGAAGCGGAAGAGCGCCCCGCACGCCGCAAGGGACGCTAG
- a CDS encoding site-specific integrase has protein sequence MATQKRRYHPKKWAGVYVYETSEMYNGAPDLCFYITFKSGRRLIWEKVGKISEGYGPDVAAEIRADRIKAIRHGEEVKTAKELRREQAEKDKPFAEIADAYFDIKGPTLKGLTTDRNRYLKHLKPLFGKRSVSEITPQMVEELRKSLSERKPATLWNALELLRRIINFGVKTNRCPNLAFQIEMPVKDNEVIEHLTPEETRRFLDCARTWPARDVGNMLLLAFFTGMRRGEMFKLQDEDVAFDLKLIRLRDPKGRKTLSIGMSSLVEELLQEQMAWRDEHFPGSPYVFPGKNGEMRKDCTAVDRFRKAAGLPPKFRPFHGLRHHFAVSLANSGKFSMDMISEMLTHKNVDFTKKKYAQFLPETLAAASNAAADILSGQR, from the coding sequence ATGGCTACCCAAAAACGGCGATACCACCCCAAGAAGTGGGCTGGCGTTTATGTATACGAAACGTCAGAAATGTATAATGGCGCGCCTGACCTGTGTTTCTACATCACGTTTAAATCCGGCCGCCGCCTCATTTGGGAAAAGGTAGGCAAAATTTCCGAAGGATACGGGCCGGACGTGGCGGCGGAAATTCGCGCTGATCGAATAAAGGCCATCAGACATGGCGAAGAAGTCAAAACCGCCAAAGAACTCCGCCGCGAACAGGCGGAGAAAGACAAGCCCTTTGCCGAAATTGCGGATGCATATTTTGACATCAAGGGGCCGACCCTCAAAGGGCTGACCACGGATCGCAACCGTTACCTCAAACACCTCAAACCGCTGTTCGGCAAGCGAAGCGTCTCGGAAATCACGCCCCAGATGGTGGAAGAGCTGCGCAAATCCCTGAGCGAACGCAAACCGGCCACACTCTGGAATGCCCTTGAGCTTCTGCGGCGCATCATTAACTTTGGCGTCAAGACCAACCGCTGCCCCAATCTTGCCTTTCAGATCGAAATGCCCGTCAAGGACAATGAGGTTATTGAGCATCTGACGCCGGAAGAAACTCGCCGCTTTCTGGATTGCGCCCGCACATGGCCAGCCCGCGATGTGGGCAATATGCTCTTGCTGGCCTTTTTTACCGGTATGCGGCGCGGGGAGATGTTCAAGCTGCAAGATGAGGACGTGGCCTTTGACCTCAAGCTCATTCGTTTGCGCGATCCCAAGGGCAGAAAGACCCTCTCCATCGGCATGAGTTCTCTGGTGGAAGAACTGTTGCAAGAACAAATGGCTTGGCGTGACGAGCATTTCCCCGGCAGCCCCTATGTTTTTCCCGGCAAAAACGGCGAGATGCGCAAAGACTGCACAGCGGTTGACCGCTTCCGCAAGGCGGCGGGCCTGCCGCCCAAGTTCCGGCCCTTCCACGGGCTGCGGCATCACTTTGCCGTAAGCCTCGCCAACAGCGGCAAATTCAGCATGGACATGATCTCGGAAATGCTGACACACAAAAATGTGGATTTCACCAAAAAGAAGTATGCCCAATTCCTGCCGGAGACCTTGGCCGCTGCCAGCAACGCGGCGGCGGACATTCTCTCCGGCCAACGGTAG
- a CDS encoding helix-turn-helix domain-containing protein, with amino-acid sequence MATKKLSPQEVADMYGVKTCTLARWRCKKVGPRYAKLGSRVMYDIEDLEDWFASRCVHTRDSAPQLRKR; translated from the coding sequence ATGGCGACCAAAAAATTATCACCACAAGAAGTTGCCGACATGTACGGCGTGAAGACATGCACACTGGCCCGCTGGCGCTGTAAAAAAGTTGGCCCGCGCTACGCCAAGCTCGGCAGCCGTGTCATGTACGACATAGAAGACCTTGAAGACTGGTTTGCGTCACGCTGCGTCCACACCAGAGATTCCGCCCCTCAATTGAGGAAGCGATAA
- a CDS encoding DEAD/DEAH box helicase family protein codes for MPNFDFLNGRKEFSLFAAAAVEAEQVFATSPAMCVIGCRKALELAVKWVYAVDKSIQAPYKDNLSALIHEHSFKKQLPPALFNGITGIVLFGNMAVHTGRTVPPAFAVQALKSLFAFIQWVDYAYGQDYQARTFDEQLIPREHVSLHRQKIREQESLLGEKEAEIARLRQQLATLADTYTGKKKDNRQHRTFSVDDLSEFRTRKLYIDAMLLSMDWELEGPHSDVAQEYEVDGMAGVPGQKGYVDYVLWGRDGKPLAVVEAKKASKDPNTGRTQARLYADCLQRRFGQRPVMFTTNGFDTFFWDDADGPQRQVSGIFSKADLEKIMERRTARKPLAGIGISSRITDRYYQQAAIRAVCEEISRGVRKHLLVMATGTGKTRTAASLVDVLSRGHHITNVLFLADRTALVSQAKDDFKTYLPDMSLCNLCSSKDDASARIVFSTYPTIMNAIDRATDANGGMLFTPAHFDLIIIDESHRSIFKKYRAIFAYFDAILLGLTATPKTEVARNTYEFFELENGVPTYAYDYETAVQQDHVLVPYYNYEVTTKFLSEGISYDELSAEDKERYEDDFTEDGVMPDFVPSQALNDFVFNQKTVDIVLQDLMERGIKVNGGERIGKTIIFAQNKKHAEFILERFNALYPEHRGTWASRVICDDSYAQTVIDNFKVADKTPYIVVSVDMMDTGIDVPECVNLVFFKKVRSKTKFWQMIGRGTRLCPELLCTDSSEGREYAGKKRFLIFDYCGNFEFFRQATNIMEGEAPASLSERIFTKCLRLMAALQDGAQSDNAGQLLRNALAEGCCRQIAALNTDLFHVRLALKYVEKFKRPEAFAHLSDLDQQELAEHLAPLVHYDDPDAMALRFDNFIYGFMLDVLEQRSRSRHDLAQLVNTARLLEKKSGIPQVAEKLPLIRQIGDPECWKTVDIHKLEHIRQELRALICFLDEGSKRKDIITILTDPVLQSSGGTPLPAEDPFASYRMKVNRYIEEHRNSLAIYNLTHNIPLTRKDYEELERVFTQELGSKDDYEKTFGSTPFGLLIRKIAKMDHEAALAAFAEFINDQSLNSRQIAFVKKVIMHIEQNGYMEDISMLTKAPFDKPAKLLDFDQIRQKKLLAAIQSVRDNALVM; via the coding sequence ATGCCCAACTTCGACTTTCTCAACGGCCGCAAGGAGTTCTCCCTGTTTGCCGCTGCCGCTGTGGAGGCGGAACAGGTCTTTGCCACGTCGCCGGCCATGTGCGTCATCGGCTGCCGCAAGGCTCTGGAACTGGCCGTGAAGTGGGTCTATGCCGTCGACAAGAGCATACAGGCTCCCTATAAGGACAATCTCTCTGCGCTCATCCACGAGCACTCTTTCAAAAAACAGCTCCCGCCAGCCTTGTTCAATGGCATCACAGGCATTGTCCTGTTCGGCAACATGGCCGTGCATACCGGCAGGACCGTTCCCCCTGCCTTTGCCGTGCAGGCATTGAAAAGCCTCTTTGCGTTCATTCAATGGGTTGATTACGCCTATGGCCAGGACTATCAGGCCCGCACCTTTGACGAACAGCTGATTCCCAGGGAGCACGTCAGCCTCCACAGGCAGAAAATCCGGGAGCAGGAAAGCCTGCTGGGCGAAAAAGAGGCAGAGATTGCACGACTCCGCCAGCAGCTTGCCACCTTGGCGGACACATATACCGGCAAGAAGAAAGACAACCGCCAGCACCGCACCTTCAGCGTAGACGACCTTTCCGAATTCAGGACCCGAAAACTCTATATCGATGCCATGCTCCTGAGCATGGACTGGGAGCTGGAAGGGCCGCACAGCGATGTGGCGCAGGAATACGAAGTGGACGGCATGGCCGGCGTTCCGGGTCAGAAGGGCTATGTGGATTATGTGCTCTGGGGCAGGGACGGCAAGCCGCTTGCCGTGGTGGAAGCCAAAAAGGCCAGCAAGGACCCCAATACCGGAAGAACGCAGGCCCGGCTCTATGCCGACTGCCTCCAACGCCGTTTCGGGCAGCGCCCCGTCATGTTTACCACCAACGGCTTTGATACCTTTTTCTGGGATGATGCCGATGGTCCCCAGCGCCAGGTCAGCGGCATTTTCAGCAAGGCCGATCTGGAAAAAATCATGGAGCGCCGCACGGCCAGAAAGCCGCTGGCAGGCATCGGCATCAGCAGCCGCATCACCGACCGTTACTACCAGCAGGCGGCCATCCGCGCCGTATGCGAGGAAATCAGCCGCGGCGTGCGCAAGCACCTGCTCGTCATGGCTACCGGCACCGGCAAAACCAGAACCGCCGCCAGTCTGGTTGATGTGCTGAGCCGGGGCCACCATATCACCAACGTGCTCTTTCTGGCGGACAGAACGGCGCTGGTTTCGCAGGCAAAGGATGACTTCAAAACCTATTTGCCGGACATGTCGCTCTGTAATCTGTGTTCCAGCAAGGATGATGCTTCCGCACGCATCGTTTTTTCCACCTACCCCACCATCATGAACGCCATCGACCGCGCCACAGACGCCAACGGCGGCATGCTGTTTACCCCCGCGCACTTTGATCTCATCATCATTGACGAGAGCCACCGCAGCATCTTCAAAAAATACCGGGCCATTTTCGCCTACTTTGATGCCATCCTTCTCGGCCTGACCGCCACGCCGAAAACCGAGGTGGCCAGAAATACCTATGAATTCTTTGAGCTGGAAAACGGCGTTCCCACCTATGCCTATGACTACGAAACCGCCGTGCAGCAGGATCACGTTCTGGTGCCATACTACAATTACGAGGTCACAACAAAATTCCTTTCAGAGGGCATCAGCTACGATGAACTTTCCGCTGAAGACAAGGAACGGTACGAAGACGACTTTACCGAAGACGGCGTTATGCCGGATTTTGTCCCCTCGCAGGCGCTGAACGACTTTGTGTTCAATCAGAAAACCGTGGACATCGTGCTTCAGGACCTCATGGAGCGCGGCATAAAGGTAAATGGCGGAGAACGCATCGGCAAAACCATCATTTTTGCCCAGAACAAGAAGCATGCCGAATTCATTCTGGAGCGCTTCAATGCCCTGTATCCTGAGCACCGCGGCACCTGGGCCAGCCGCGTCATCTGCGACGACAGCTATGCCCAGACCGTCATCGACAATTTCAAGGTGGCCGACAAAACGCCGTATATCGTGGTTTCGGTGGACATGATGGATACCGGCATCGATGTGCCGGAATGTGTGAATCTTGTCTTCTTCAAAAAGGTCCGCTCCAAAACCAAGTTCTGGCAGATGATAGGGCGCGGCACGCGCCTCTGCCCGGAGCTGCTGTGCACCGACAGCAGCGAAGGCAGGGAATATGCCGGCAAAAAGCGTTTTCTCATCTTCGATTACTGCGGCAATTTCGAATTTTTTCGCCAGGCCACAAACATCATGGAAGGCGAAGCGCCGGCCTCGCTCTCGGAAAGGATATTCACAAAATGTCTCCGCCTGATGGCGGCATTGCAGGACGGCGCACAGTCCGACAACGCCGGCCAGCTCTTGCGCAACGCATTGGCGGAAGGCTGCTGCCGCCAGATTGCCGCCCTCAATACGGACCTTTTTCATGTGCGGCTTGCCCTGAAGTATGTGGAAAAATTCAAGCGCCCGGAAGCCTTTGCCCACCTTTCCGATCTGGACCAGCAGGAACTGGCGGAACACCTGGCCCCGCTGGTGCATTATGATGACCCCGATGCCATGGCACTGCGTTTTGATAATTTTATCTACGGCTTCATGCTGGACGTTCTGGAGCAGCGCTCGCGGAGCAGGCACGATCTGGCGCAACTTGTCAATACGGCCAGACTGCTTGAAAAAAAGTCCGGCATACCGCAGGTGGCGGAAAAACTGCCGCTGATCCGGCAGATAGGCGACCCCGAATGCTGGAAAACTGTGGACATCCACAAACTGGAGCATATCCGGCAGGAACTGCGCGCCCTCATCTGCTTTCTGGATGAAGGCAGCAAACGCAAGGACATCATCACCATTCTTACCGACCCCGTGCTGCAATCGTCCGGGGGAACGCCCCTGCCTGCCGAAGACCCCTTTGCCAGCTACAGGATGAAGGTTAACCGCTACATCGAGGAACACAGAAACTCTCTGGCCATCTATAACCTTACGCACAACATCCCCCTGACCAGAAAGGACTATGAGGAACTCGAACGTGTCTTCACGCAGGAACTCGGCAGCAAGGACGATTACGAAAAAACCTTCGGCAGCACGCCCTTCGGCCTGCTGATACGCAAGATTGCCAAAATGGATCATGAGGCCGCGCTTGCCGCATTTGCGGAATTCATCAACGATCAGTCGCTGAACTCCCGCCAGATAGCATTTGTCAAGAAGGTCATCATGCACATCGAACAGAACGGCTATATGGAAGATATTTCCATGCTGACAAAGGCGCCATTTGATAAACCGGCAAAACTGCTTGATTTTGACCAGATACGTCAGAAGAAACTGCTTGCCGCTATCCAGTCTGTACGAGATAATGCGCTGGTGATGTAG